In one window of Helianthus annuus cultivar XRQ/B chromosome 17, HanXRQr2.0-SUNRISE, whole genome shotgun sequence DNA:
- the LOC110924676 gene encoding uncharacterized protein LOC110924676 has protein sequence MSAANDETSPGTAPIKGIGLRVTNIEGNSFVPRRGMFQTTNASVIDGLFEISKPVDFEYKGDYLGDDGTDVMQPHANPSSGSGSYASKVASVKPRNKINFRYIEDTNQMEDVDVMIPMESVRKVQDRFANVLFGYFLGKRLAFPVVDYYVSNKWEKYGLQKCMMNGKGFFFFKFGTREGMEQVLQDGPWLIRNIPIFLKCWSPNTELKKDELKKIPVWVKMHDVPLAAYTEDGLSLIASKLGEPKMLDNETAKMCEESWGRSGYARAIIELNADKEMKDAISVAIPNVEEGGFLKSTIRVEYEWKPPRCSSCLVFGHSTESCPSKVTELAQGDNKGKEKVDDQGYKDGNKRKKGKRKPIQVKDSKKFEYRPKTREDQHEKYKPSTSRAPPVKLTNSFGALSSNESDGDTDQDEVRVEDVTETSKFMENKAQGSGNNTGASTPADRVINV, from the coding sequence ATGTCGGCTGCGAATGATGAAACATCACCAGGAACGGCTCCGATAAAGGGTATTGGGCTGAGGGTTACTAACATTGAAGGCAATTCTTTCGTGCCAAGGAGAGGTATGTTCCAAACCACAAATGCTTCGGTCATTGATGGACTTTTTGAGATATCAAAACCAGTGGATTTCGAATACAAAGGGGATTACCTGGGGGATGATGGGACGGATGTAATGCAACctcatgcaaaccctagttcggGGTCGGGGTCGTATGCATCAAAGGTTGCTTCGGTGAAACCTAGAAACAAGATTAACTTCAGATATATTGAAGACACTAATCAGATGGAAGACGTGGATGTCATGATTCCCATGGAATCGGTGAGGAAAGTTCAAGATAGGTTTGCGAATGTTCTGTTCGGCTATTTTCTGGGTAAAAGGTTAGCGTTTCCAGTGGTTGATTATTATGTCAGTAATAAATGGGAGAAGTATGGCCTTCAAAAGTGCATGATGAACGGTAAAGGATTCTTCTTTTTCAAATTCGGTACAAGGGAAGGGATGGAACAAGTGCTTCAAGATGGGCCATGGTTGATTAGAAACATCCCGATCTTTCTTAAATGTTGGTCACCGAACACTGAGTTGAAAAAGGATGAGTTGAAGAAAATACCTGTGTGGGTCAAAATGCATGATGTTCCTCTAGCGGCATACACGGAAGATGGGTTGAGTCTGATTGCCTCAAAGTTAGGGGAACCAAAGATGCTTGATAATGAAACAGCTAAGATGTGTGAAGAGTCATGGGGTCGAAGTGGATATGCTAGAGCCATAATTGAATTAAATGCTGATAAAGAGATGAAAGATGCTATAAGTGTGGCTATTCCGAATGTAGAAGAAGGTGGATTCCTAAAAAGCACTATAAGGGTAGAGTATGAATGGAAACCTCCAAGGTGTTCTTCGTGTTTGGTCTTTGGTCATAGTACTGAGTCGTGCCCTTCAAAGGTTACTGAACTAGCTCAGGGGGATAATAAAGGTAAAGAAAAGGTGGATGACCAGGGATATAAGGATGGAAACAAACGAAAGAAAGGGAAGAGGAAGCCGATTCAGGTTAAAGATAGCAAGAAATTTGAATATAGACCGAAAACGAGGGAGGACCAGCATGAAAAATATAAGCCAAGCACGTCTAGGGCCCCTCCAGTGAAATTAACAAACTCTTTTGGTGCCCTCAGCAGCAATGAGTCGGATGGAGACACTGATCAAGATGAGGTTCGAGTTGAGGATGTGACCGAAACTAGTAAATTTATGGAGAACAAGGCACAAGGATCCGGTAACAACACAGGTGCAAGCACACCTGCTGATAGGGTTATCAATGTTTAG
- the LOC110920931 gene encoding uncharacterized protein LOC110920931, with amino-acid sequence MALCVLPHSKFSNNYHSHTSPVPQHTRRKSAVTVRMTASSGGGGLASYEEGELDRPNWTGQTPLSRLVGALIAFKPLYSVLKLGARQVLISTAEKTNVPWREMTKEILESDVYKEMESVQNASVVYPDYYLSPFHAYDEGNLSWLAAAEAEAATMSMVRRAIPDASSLEEANEIVRGNWLNAIEQHHQQYSGNLKIRDILDIGCSVGVSTRFLADKFPDTKLTGLDLSPYFLAVAKYKEKASPQRSNSFQWIHANGECTGLDSQSFDIVSISYVLHECPARATINLAKESFRLLRPGGTLVITDNSPKSKKLQQLSPVLFTLMKSTEPFLDEYYLLDLEKTVKDAGFVNVQTILTDPRHRTLTATVPY; translated from the exons ATGGCGCTGTGTGTGCTCCCTCACTCGAAATTCAGTAACAATTATCACTCTCACACGTCACCGGTACCTCAACACACGAGGAGAAAGTCCGCCGTGACCGTACGGATGACGGCGTCAAGCGGCGGTGGAGGATTAGCATCGTACGAAGAAGGAGAGCTTGACAGACCTAACTGGACCGGTCAAACGCCGCTATCTCGTCTCGTTGGTGCCCTAATTGCGTTTAAACCGCTTTATTCGGTGCTTAAACTTGGTGCTAGACAAGTGCTTATTAG TACGGCTGAGAAGACGAATGTGCCGTGGAGAGAGATGACGAAGGAGATATTGGAATCGGATGTTTATAAGGAAATGGAGAGTGTTCAGAATGCGTCTGTAGTATATCCTGACT ATTATCTCAGCCCATTCCATGCATACGATGAAGGCAATCTTTCTTGGCTG GCTGCTGCAGAAGCTGAGGCTGCAACGATGTCAATGGTGAGACGGGCTATACCTGATGCTTCGTCACTTGAGGAAGCAAATGAAATAGTTCGGGGAAACTGGCTCAATGCTATTGAGCAACATCATCAACAGTATTCAGGGAACTTGAAAATCAGAGACATTCTTGATATTGGATGCTCTGTAGGTGTTAGCACAAGATTTCTTGCTGATAAGTTTCCTGATACCAAACTTACT GGTCTGGATCTATCACCATACTTCCTAGCTGTGGCTAAATATAAAGAAAAAGCAAGTCCTCAGAGATCAAACTCATTCCAGTGGATACACGCAAATGGTGAATGTACAGGCTTGGATTCACAATCATTTGACATTGTTTCAATCTCCTATGTG CTTCATGAATGCCCAGCAAGAGCTACTATAAATTTGGCAAAGGAATCATTTCGGCTGCTTCGACCAGGTGGAACGTTGGTTATAACTGATAACTCG CCAAAGTCTAAGAAACTTCAG CAATTGTCGCCTGTTCTATTTACATTAATGAAGAGCACTGAAccatttttggatgaatactacTTGCTGGATTTGGAAAAAACTGTCAAGGATGCCGGCTTCGTGAATGTACAGACAATCCTTACAGATCCCAGGCACAGGACTCTCACTGCCACGGTGCCCTATTGA